A stretch of the Polaribacter pacificus genome encodes the following:
- a CDS encoding peptide chain release factor 3, protein MSFLKEIERRRTFGIISHPDAGKTTLTEKLLLFGGAIQEAGAVKNNKIKKGATSDFMEIERQRGISVATSVLAFIYKDKKINILDTPGHKDFAEDTFRTLTAVDSVIVVIDVAKGVEEQTEKLVEVCRMRNIPMLVFINKLDREGKDAFDLLDEVEQKLGLRVTPMSFPIGMGYDFKGIYNIWGKKLNLFSGDAKTTISDGVQFDDVSNPELDKIVGEKAADTLREELELIDEVYPKFNHQEYLEGKLQPVFFGSALNNFGVKELLDAFIEIAPTPQPKKAEERLVDSKEKTMTGFVFKIHANMDPKHRDRLAFIKIVSGVFRRNSPYLHVRNGKKVKFSSPNAFFAEKKEIVDESYPGDIVGIHDTGNFKIGDTLTEGEILNFKGIPSFSPEHFRYVNNADPMKAKQLYKGLDQLMDEGVAQLFTLDMNGRKVIGTVGALQYEVIQYRLEHEYGAKCTYENLQVHKACWVEAEDPKNEEFKEFKRVKQRYLAKDKQGKLVFLADSAFTIQMTQSKYPTVKLHFVSEYK, encoded by the coding sequence ATGAGTTTTTTAAAAGAGATAGAACGTAGAAGAACATTTGGTATTATATCGCATCCTGATGCAGGTAAAACAACACTTACTGAAAAGTTACTTTTATTTGGAGGTGCAATTCAAGAAGCTGGTGCCGTTAAAAATAACAAAATAAAAAAAGGAGCTACTTCTGATTTTATGGAGATCGAACGTCAACGTGGAATCTCTGTTGCAACTTCTGTACTTGCTTTTATTTACAAAGACAAAAAAATAAACATATTAGACACCCCTGGACATAAAGATTTTGCTGAGGATACTTTTAGAACTCTTACTGCCGTTGACAGCGTTATTGTTGTTATTGATGTAGCAAAGGGTGTTGAAGAGCAAACAGAAAAATTGGTGGAGGTTTGTCGAATGAGAAATATCCCCATGTTGGTATTTATCAACAAATTGGATAGAGAAGGAAAAGACGCTTTTGATTTACTGGATGAAGTTGAGCAAAAACTTGGACTAAGAGTTACACCAATGAGCTTTCCTATTGGAATGGGTTATGACTTTAAAGGGATTTATAATATCTGGGGAAAGAAATTGAATCTTTTTTCTGGGGATGCTAAAACAACCATTTCTGATGGTGTTCAGTTTGATGATGTTTCTAACCCAGAGTTGGATAAAATAGTCGGTGAAAAAGCTGCAGACACCTTGCGTGAAGAGCTAGAACTGATTGATGAAGTATATCCTAAGTTTAATCATCAAGAATATTTAGAAGGAAAATTACAGCCTGTCTTTTTTGGATCTGCATTGAACAATTTTGGTGTCAAAGAACTATTAGATGCGTTTATAGAAATAGCCCCTACTCCACAGCCTAAAAAAGCAGAAGAACGCTTAGTAGACTCAAAAGAGAAAACAATGACTGGTTTTGTGTTTAAAATTCATGCCAACATGGATCCAAAACACAGAGATCGTCTTGCCTTTATAAAAATAGTTTCAGGCGTGTTTAGAAGAAATTCTCCGTATTTACACGTTAGAAACGGTAAAAAGGTAAAATTCTCAAGCCCAAACGCATTCTTTGCTGAGAAAAAAGAAATCGTTGATGAATCCTATCCTGGTGACATTGTTGGAATACACGATACAGGTAATTTTAAAATTGGTGATACCCTAACAGAAGGTGAAATTTTAAACTTTAAAGGGATTCCAAGTTTTTCTCCTGAGCATTTCCGTTATGTCAATAATGCAGACCCAATGAAAGCCAAACAATTGTACAAAGGATTGGATCAATTAATGGATGAAGGTGTCGCACAGTTGTTTACCCTAGACATGAATGGTAGAAAAGTAATCGGTACCGTTGGAGCTCTGCAATACGAGGTTATTCAATACCGATTAGAACATGAGTATGGCGCTAAATGTACCTATGAAAACCTTCAAGTTCACAAAGCTTGCTGGGTAGAAGCCGAAGACCCTAAAAATGAAGAGTTTAAAGAGTTTAAACGTGTAAAACAGCGATATTTGGCAAAAGACAAACAAGGAAAACTTGTGTTTTTAGCCGATTCTGCCTTTACCATTCAAATGACTCAAAGCAAATATCCTACTGTAAAATTACACTTTGTTAGTGAATACAAATAA